The following proteins come from a genomic window of Misgurnus anguillicaudatus chromosome 10, ASM2758022v2, whole genome shotgun sequence:
- the rorc gene encoding nuclear receptor ROR-alpha A isoform X1 produces MENDEPESPDLSPANTQGRRGTPGPKKSHLTQIEVIPCKICGDKSSGVHYGVITCEGCKGFFRRSQSSSVQYSCSRQSNCPIDRASRNRCQSCRLKKCVAQGMSRDAVKFGRMSKRQRDSLIAEVERHRQQQRLQANSIQEPQSLPAYRAGKEPREQSSHLIPPLSSPYPYSPIEPDLSGCPVEVHPYLGCHVPESQAVGLAYRVTHRRGESNNLSTGRGVDSTRSTPEAILNMPGSEMGFRPFDPESSFFSYPTSLHVEELCASILRSHRETTQYRPEELQGLRWKVFSREETHAYQSKSVDEMWQHCAVRLTDAVQYVVEFAKRIPGFRQLCQNDQIALLKSGSMEVVLVRMSRMFNTENNTVFFDGKFAGTELFKSLACSDLIANVFDFAHNLCMLRLTEQQMAVFSALVLLNADRPCLENRERVQRARRDVELALSHILHRDNQETLLHKLYQRMPLLKSLCSLHIEKLRWFRQLYPLTVHSLFPPLYKELFGSDTDIQTLATH; encoded by the exons CTCAGATAGAAGTGATCCCATGTAAGATCTGTGGAGATAAGTCATCAGGTGTTCATTATGGAGTTATTACCTGTGAAGGTTGCAAG GGGTTCTTCCGCAGAAGTCAATCCTCTAGTGTGCAGTACTCGTGCTCCAGGCAGAGTAACTGCCCCATCGACCGCGCCAGTCGAAACCGCTGCCAGAGCTGCCGACTCAAGAAATGTGTCGCTCAGGGCATGAGCCGTGATG CTGTGAAGTTTGGCCGCATGTCCAAGCGTCAGCGAGATTCACTCATTGCAGAAGTTGAGAGACACCGACAGCAGCAGCGTCTTCAGGCTAACTCCATCCAAGAACCGCAGTCTCTTCCGGCCTACCGGGCCGGCAAAGAGCCCAGAGAACAGTCGTCCCATCTCATCCCCCCTCTCTCCTCACCCTACCCCTATTCCCCTATTGAGCCCGACCTGTCAGGTTGCCCAGTAGAGGTCCATCCTTATCTGGGGTGCCACGTACCCGAGTCCCAGGCTGTAGGTCTGGCCTATAGAGTCACCCACAGGAGGGGTGAAAGCAATAACCTGTCAACTGGGAGAG GGGTTGACTCCACAAGATCTACACCAGAAGCCATCTTAAACATGCCAGGCAGTGAAATGGGGTTTCGACCTTTTGACCCAGAGAGCTCATTTTTTTCCTACCCGACCTCTCTGCACGTAG AGGAGCTATGTGCAAGTATTTTACGTTCCCACAGAGAGACGACTCAGTATCGTCCAGAGGAGCTGCAGGGTCTCAGATGGAAGGTTTTTAGCAGGGAGGAGACCCATGCCTACCAGAGCAAG TCAGTGGATGAGATGTGGCAGCATTGTGCAGTACGGTTGACCGATGCCGTTCAGTACGTGGTGGAGTTTGCAAAGCGTATCCCAGGATTCCGTCAGCTCTGTCAGAATGATCAAATCGCTCTGCTTAAAAGTG GATCTATGGAGGTGGTTTTGGTCCGGATGAGTCGGATGTTTAACACAGAAAACAACACAGTATTTTTTGATGGCAAATTTGCTGGAACAGAACTTTTCAAGTCTCTTG cATGCAGTGATCTAATAGCGAACGTGTTCGATTTTGCTCACAATCTGTGTATGCTGAGACTGACAGAACAGCAGATGGCAGTGTTTTCTGCTCTCGTCCTCCTCAACGCAG atCGGCCGTGTCTGGAAAACAGAGAGAGAGTTCAGAGAGCACGGAGAGATGTGGAGCTTGCTCTTAGTCACATTCTGCATAGAGACAATCAGGAAACTCTGCTGCATAAGCTGTACCAGAG GATGCCGCTGCTGAAGTCTCTGTGCTCGCTGCATATTGAGAAACTGCGATGGTTTCGTCAACTGTACCCGCTCACTGTACATTCGCTCTTTCCTCCGCTATACAAAGAGCTGTTCGGCTCCGACACAGACATCCAGACACTGGCTACTCACTGA
- the ecm1b gene encoding extracellular matrix protein 1 yields MGSSHGAGLCLILVLVFMCEATEDQQPHLQRPMIYDKDGLQREATPEELELMVQRPIIPDISDFIKLMASSERDMSQTENTNFHSEDIPRVPPQFGPRFMRPNSGPEIHFPPAFPSISNLEDICQFSKASVRYPEDIFPPSGFGHAHRQADAVNRLQGWYGVCCGIDGSEAEKICCAEQAWRKTLSAFCNEEFSIKTVADVCCQKKGKARWSCFDKEASATSYDIPILDLNVDIPRKVQGFRYKPSSCKG; encoded by the exons ATGGGCTCGTCACACGGCGCGGGACTTTGTTTGATACTTGTACTAGTTTTTATGTGCGAGGCAACTGAAG ACCAACAGCCTCACCTCCAAAGGCCAATGATTTACGATAAAG ATGGTCTTCAGCGAGAGGCGACACCTGAAG AATTGGAGTTAATGGTACAGAGACCAATCATCCCTGACATTTCAGATTTTATTAAATTGATGG CCTCTTCAGAGAGAGATATGAGCCAGACAGAGAACACAAACTTTCACTCCGAGGACATCCCAAGAG TTCCCCCACAGTTTGGCCCTCGCTTCATGAGACCCAACTCGGGGCCAGAGATTCATTTCCCACCAGCCTTTCCCAGTATCAGCAATCTTGAAGATATCTGTCAGTTTAGTAAAGCTTCGGTCCGATACCCTGAGGACATATTTCCCCCAAGTGGCTTTGGTCATGCGCATCGGCAGGCTGATGCTGTGAATCGACTCCAGGGCTGGTACGGCGTGTGCTGTGGCATTGATGGATCAGAGGCAGAGAAGATCTGTTGTGCTGAACAAGCG TGGAGAAAGACCCTTTCTGCTTTCTGCAATGAAGAATTTTCTATAAAGACAGTTGCAGATGTCTGCTGTCAGAAGAAGGGGAAGGCCAGATGGAGCTGTTTTGATAAGGAGGCTTCAGCTACTTCATATGACATTCCCATCCTTGACTTAAATGTCGACATTCCACGCAAAGTCCAAGGCTTCAGATATAAACCCAGTTCTTGCAAAGGGTAG
- the rorc gene encoding nuclear receptor ROR-alpha A isoform X3, with protein sequence MMRAQIEVIPCKICGDKSSGVHYGVITCEGCKGFFRRSQSSSVQYSCSRQSNCPIDRASRNRCQSCRLKKCVAQGMSRDAVKFGRMSKRQRDSLIAEVERHRQQQRLQANSIQEPQSLPAYRAGKEPREQSSHLIPPLSSPYPYSPIEPDLSGCPVEVHPYLGCHVPESQAVGLAYRVTHRRGESNNLSTGRGVDSTRSTPEAILNMPGSEMGFRPFDPESSFFSYPTSLHVEELCASILRSHRETTQYRPEELQGLRWKVFSREETHAYQSKSVDEMWQHCAVRLTDAVQYVVEFAKRIPGFRQLCQNDQIALLKSGSMEVVLVRMSRMFNTENNTVFFDGKFAGTELFKSLACSDLIANVFDFAHNLCMLRLTEQQMAVFSALVLLNADRPCLENRERVQRARRDVELALSHILHRDNQETLLHKLYQRMPLLKSLCSLHIEKLRWFRQLYPLTVHSLFPPLYKELFGSDTDIQTLATH encoded by the exons CTCAGATAGAAGTGATCCCATGTAAGATCTGTGGAGATAAGTCATCAGGTGTTCATTATGGAGTTATTACCTGTGAAGGTTGCAAG GGGTTCTTCCGCAGAAGTCAATCCTCTAGTGTGCAGTACTCGTGCTCCAGGCAGAGTAACTGCCCCATCGACCGCGCCAGTCGAAACCGCTGCCAGAGCTGCCGACTCAAGAAATGTGTCGCTCAGGGCATGAGCCGTGATG CTGTGAAGTTTGGCCGCATGTCCAAGCGTCAGCGAGATTCACTCATTGCAGAAGTTGAGAGACACCGACAGCAGCAGCGTCTTCAGGCTAACTCCATCCAAGAACCGCAGTCTCTTCCGGCCTACCGGGCCGGCAAAGAGCCCAGAGAACAGTCGTCCCATCTCATCCCCCCTCTCTCCTCACCCTACCCCTATTCCCCTATTGAGCCCGACCTGTCAGGTTGCCCAGTAGAGGTCCATCCTTATCTGGGGTGCCACGTACCCGAGTCCCAGGCTGTAGGTCTGGCCTATAGAGTCACCCACAGGAGGGGTGAAAGCAATAACCTGTCAACTGGGAGAG GGGTTGACTCCACAAGATCTACACCAGAAGCCATCTTAAACATGCCAGGCAGTGAAATGGGGTTTCGACCTTTTGACCCAGAGAGCTCATTTTTTTCCTACCCGACCTCTCTGCACGTAG AGGAGCTATGTGCAAGTATTTTACGTTCCCACAGAGAGACGACTCAGTATCGTCCAGAGGAGCTGCAGGGTCTCAGATGGAAGGTTTTTAGCAGGGAGGAGACCCATGCCTACCAGAGCAAG TCAGTGGATGAGATGTGGCAGCATTGTGCAGTACGGTTGACCGATGCCGTTCAGTACGTGGTGGAGTTTGCAAAGCGTATCCCAGGATTCCGTCAGCTCTGTCAGAATGATCAAATCGCTCTGCTTAAAAGTG GATCTATGGAGGTGGTTTTGGTCCGGATGAGTCGGATGTTTAACACAGAAAACAACACAGTATTTTTTGATGGCAAATTTGCTGGAACAGAACTTTTCAAGTCTCTTG cATGCAGTGATCTAATAGCGAACGTGTTCGATTTTGCTCACAATCTGTGTATGCTGAGACTGACAGAACAGCAGATGGCAGTGTTTTCTGCTCTCGTCCTCCTCAACGCAG atCGGCCGTGTCTGGAAAACAGAGAGAGAGTTCAGAGAGCACGGAGAGATGTGGAGCTTGCTCTTAGTCACATTCTGCATAGAGACAATCAGGAAACTCTGCTGCATAAGCTGTACCAGAG GATGCCGCTGCTGAAGTCTCTGTGCTCGCTGCATATTGAGAAACTGCGATGGTTTCGTCAACTGTACCCGCTCACTGTACATTCGCTCTTTCCTCCGCTATACAAAGAGCTGTTCGGCTCCGACACAGACATCCAGACACTGGCTACTCACTGA
- the pip5k1ab gene encoding phosphatidylinositol 4-phosphate 5-kinase type-1 alpha isoform X2, which yields MASAGPPDMGLSAPPGSSGVRKMTATEGPGSSQSMKKTIGHRGVDPTGETTYKKTTSSALKGAIQLGIAHTVGSLSQKAERDVLMQDFYVVESIFFPSEGSNLTPAHHNGDFRFKTYAPIAFRYFRELFGIRPDDYLYSLCNDPLIELSNPGASGSIFYVTSDDEFIIKTVQHKEAEFLQKLLPGYFMNLNQNKRTLLPKFYGLYCVQAGGKNIRMVVMNNLLPRSVPMHLKYDLKGSTYKRRASPKEIEKSVPTYKDLDFIQDMPEGIQLEPDNYNALCKTIQRDCLLLQSFKIMDYSLLVGIHNANQATRERTGAVEGGVSEGAVTPDHRRPQVQKALYSTAMESIQGEAKGKGSMETEDQWGGIPARNSRGERILVYIGIIDILQSYRFIKKIEHSWKALVHDGDTVSVHRPGFYAERFQRFMCNTVFRKALKSSPSKKSRGGCSSVVRRLPMGSAAPALSGQPVMDARLLYRTHLNQSDVEGESGMQSDRPDLLPHGYPLAGSSEFAETNLSNSSLGSTGMISSSPPQRSVGVEVHKSAVTEADNGAPQSTGAEYLDEQLSSEDGVSLQDIPETEICF from the exons ATGGCGTCCGCCGGTCCACCCGACATGGGCTTGTCTGCCCCTCCAG GGTCCAGCGGGGTTCGAAAGATGACTGCAACAGAG GGTCCTGGATCATCTCAAAGTATGAAGAAGACCATCGGTCACCGGGGAGTTGACCCCACAGGAGAAACAACTTACAAAAAG ACAACCTCGTCTGCCTTGAAAGGTGCCATCCAGCTTGGGATCGCACACACAGTGGGCAGCCTGAGTCAGAAAGCCGAGAGGGACGTCCTAATGCAGGACTTTTACGTAGTCGAGAGCATTTTCTTtcccag TGAAGGAAGTAATCTGACTCCAGCTCACCACAATGGCGACTTCAGGTTTAAGACCTATGCCCCCATTGCCTTCCGCTACTTCAGAGAGCTCTTTGGCATCAGACCTGATGACTATCTG TACTCTCTGTGTAATGATCCATTGATCGAGCTGTCTAACCCTGGAGCAAGCGGGTCGATATTTTATGTCACCAGCGATGATGAGTTCATCATTAAAACAGTGCAGCATAAGGAAGCTGAGTTTCTGCAGAAACTACTGCCTGGCTACTTTATG AATCTGAATCAGAACAAGAGAACGCTGCTCCCAAAATTTTACGGCTTGTACTGCGTGCAAGCGGGTGGGAAGAACATCCGTATGGTCGTGATGAATAACCTCTTGCCAAGGAGCGTGCCTATGCATCTCAAATACGACCTGAAGGGCTCCACGTACAAGCGGCGCGCCTCACCTAAAGAGATCGAAAAGAGCGTCCCCACTTACAAAGACCTGGACTTCATCCAGGACATGCCCGAGGGCATCCAGCTTGAACCAGACAACTACAACGCCCTCTGCAAAACAATCCAGCGGGACTGCCTG CTGTTGCAAAGTTTCAAGATTATGGACTACAGTTTGTTGGTGGGGATCCATAACGCCAATCAGGCAACTCGTGAGCGGACTGGGGCAGTGGAGGGTGGGGTGTCTGAAGGGGCAGTGACGCCGGACCACAGGAGGCCACAGGTTCAAAAAGCTCTGTACAGCACTGCGATGGAGTCCATACAGGGAGAGGCCAAAGGAAAAGGATCAATGGAAACAGAGGACCA ATGGGGAGGCATCCCAGCACGCAACAGCAGAGGAGAGAGAATACTGGTTTATATTGGAATTATTGATATCCTGCAGTCATACAG gtttataaaaaaaatagagcATTCCTGGAAGGCCTTGGTTCATGATGGG gACACGGTCTCCGTACATCGACCAGGATTCTACGCCGAGCGATTTCAGCGTTTCATGTGCAACACTGTTTTTAGAAAAGCAT TAAAATCATCCCCATCAAAGAAGAGTCGAGGAGGCTGTTCAAGCGTCGTCAGACGGCTTCCTATGGGAAGTGCTGCTCCCGCCCTCAGCGGACAGCCGGTCATGGATGCCAGACTCCTGTATCGTACTCACCTTAACCAATCTGATGTGGAGGGAGAAAGTG GCATGCAGTCGGACAGACCGGACCTGCTTCCGCACGGCTATCCTTTGGCTGGAAGCAGTGAGTTTGCTGAGACAAATCTGTCAAACTCATCATTAGGTAGCACAGGAATGATATCATCTTCACCTCCTCAAAG GTCAGTAGGGGTGGAGGTGCACAAATCTGCAGTCACAGAGGCTGACAATGGCGCCCCCCAAAG CACGGGAGCAGAATACTTAGATGAGCAATTAAGCAGCGAAGACGGAGTTTCACTACAAGACATCCCAGAAACTGAAATCTGCTTT taa
- the pip5k1ab gene encoding phosphatidylinositol 4-phosphate 5-kinase type-1 alpha isoform X1: MASAGPPDMGLSAPPDLRTPFWRLLASQRGSSGVRKMTATEGPGSSQSMKKTIGHRGVDPTGETTYKKTTSSALKGAIQLGIAHTVGSLSQKAERDVLMQDFYVVESIFFPSEGSNLTPAHHNGDFRFKTYAPIAFRYFRELFGIRPDDYLYSLCNDPLIELSNPGASGSIFYVTSDDEFIIKTVQHKEAEFLQKLLPGYFMNLNQNKRTLLPKFYGLYCVQAGGKNIRMVVMNNLLPRSVPMHLKYDLKGSTYKRRASPKEIEKSVPTYKDLDFIQDMPEGIQLEPDNYNALCKTIQRDCLLLQSFKIMDYSLLVGIHNANQATRERTGAVEGGVSEGAVTPDHRRPQVQKALYSTAMESIQGEAKGKGSMETEDQWGGIPARNSRGERILVYIGIIDILQSYRFIKKIEHSWKALVHDGDTVSVHRPGFYAERFQRFMCNTVFRKALKSSPSKKSRGGCSSVVRRLPMGSAAPALSGQPVMDARLLYRTHLNQSDVEGESGMQSDRPDLLPHGYPLAGSSEFAETNLSNSSLGSTGMISSSPPQRSVGVEVHKSAVTEADNGAPQSTGAEYLDEQLSSEDGVSLQDIPETEICF; the protein is encoded by the exons ATGGCGTCCGCCGGTCCACCCGACATGGGCTTGTCTGCCCCTCCAG ATCTGAGGACTCCGTTTTGGAGGCTGTTGGCCTCTCAGAGAG GGTCCAGCGGGGTTCGAAAGATGACTGCAACAGAG GGTCCTGGATCATCTCAAAGTATGAAGAAGACCATCGGTCACCGGGGAGTTGACCCCACAGGAGAAACAACTTACAAAAAG ACAACCTCGTCTGCCTTGAAAGGTGCCATCCAGCTTGGGATCGCACACACAGTGGGCAGCCTGAGTCAGAAAGCCGAGAGGGACGTCCTAATGCAGGACTTTTACGTAGTCGAGAGCATTTTCTTtcccag TGAAGGAAGTAATCTGACTCCAGCTCACCACAATGGCGACTTCAGGTTTAAGACCTATGCCCCCATTGCCTTCCGCTACTTCAGAGAGCTCTTTGGCATCAGACCTGATGACTATCTG TACTCTCTGTGTAATGATCCATTGATCGAGCTGTCTAACCCTGGAGCAAGCGGGTCGATATTTTATGTCACCAGCGATGATGAGTTCATCATTAAAACAGTGCAGCATAAGGAAGCTGAGTTTCTGCAGAAACTACTGCCTGGCTACTTTATG AATCTGAATCAGAACAAGAGAACGCTGCTCCCAAAATTTTACGGCTTGTACTGCGTGCAAGCGGGTGGGAAGAACATCCGTATGGTCGTGATGAATAACCTCTTGCCAAGGAGCGTGCCTATGCATCTCAAATACGACCTGAAGGGCTCCACGTACAAGCGGCGCGCCTCACCTAAAGAGATCGAAAAGAGCGTCCCCACTTACAAAGACCTGGACTTCATCCAGGACATGCCCGAGGGCATCCAGCTTGAACCAGACAACTACAACGCCCTCTGCAAAACAATCCAGCGGGACTGCCTG CTGTTGCAAAGTTTCAAGATTATGGACTACAGTTTGTTGGTGGGGATCCATAACGCCAATCAGGCAACTCGTGAGCGGACTGGGGCAGTGGAGGGTGGGGTGTCTGAAGGGGCAGTGACGCCGGACCACAGGAGGCCACAGGTTCAAAAAGCTCTGTACAGCACTGCGATGGAGTCCATACAGGGAGAGGCCAAAGGAAAAGGATCAATGGAAACAGAGGACCA ATGGGGAGGCATCCCAGCACGCAACAGCAGAGGAGAGAGAATACTGGTTTATATTGGAATTATTGATATCCTGCAGTCATACAG gtttataaaaaaaatagagcATTCCTGGAAGGCCTTGGTTCATGATGGG gACACGGTCTCCGTACATCGACCAGGATTCTACGCCGAGCGATTTCAGCGTTTCATGTGCAACACTGTTTTTAGAAAAGCAT TAAAATCATCCCCATCAAAGAAGAGTCGAGGAGGCTGTTCAAGCGTCGTCAGACGGCTTCCTATGGGAAGTGCTGCTCCCGCCCTCAGCGGACAGCCGGTCATGGATGCCAGACTCCTGTATCGTACTCACCTTAACCAATCTGATGTGGAGGGAGAAAGTG GCATGCAGTCGGACAGACCGGACCTGCTTCCGCACGGCTATCCTTTGGCTGGAAGCAGTGAGTTTGCTGAGACAAATCTGTCAAACTCATCATTAGGTAGCACAGGAATGATATCATCTTCACCTCCTCAAAG GTCAGTAGGGGTGGAGGTGCACAAATCTGCAGTCACAGAGGCTGACAATGGCGCCCCCCAAAG CACGGGAGCAGAATACTTAGATGAGCAATTAAGCAGCGAAGACGGAGTTTCACTACAAGACATCCCAGAAACTGAAATCTGCTTT taa
- the rorc gene encoding nuclear receptor ROR-alpha A isoform X2 produces MENDEPESPDLSPANTQGRRAQIEVIPCKICGDKSSGVHYGVITCEGCKGFFRRSQSSSVQYSCSRQSNCPIDRASRNRCQSCRLKKCVAQGMSRDAVKFGRMSKRQRDSLIAEVERHRQQQRLQANSIQEPQSLPAYRAGKEPREQSSHLIPPLSSPYPYSPIEPDLSGCPVEVHPYLGCHVPESQAVGLAYRVTHRRGESNNLSTGRGVDSTRSTPEAILNMPGSEMGFRPFDPESSFFSYPTSLHVEELCASILRSHRETTQYRPEELQGLRWKVFSREETHAYQSKSVDEMWQHCAVRLTDAVQYVVEFAKRIPGFRQLCQNDQIALLKSGSMEVVLVRMSRMFNTENNTVFFDGKFAGTELFKSLACSDLIANVFDFAHNLCMLRLTEQQMAVFSALVLLNADRPCLENRERVQRARRDVELALSHILHRDNQETLLHKLYQRMPLLKSLCSLHIEKLRWFRQLYPLTVHSLFPPLYKELFGSDTDIQTLATH; encoded by the exons CTCAGATAGAAGTGATCCCATGTAAGATCTGTGGAGATAAGTCATCAGGTGTTCATTATGGAGTTATTACCTGTGAAGGTTGCAAG GGGTTCTTCCGCAGAAGTCAATCCTCTAGTGTGCAGTACTCGTGCTCCAGGCAGAGTAACTGCCCCATCGACCGCGCCAGTCGAAACCGCTGCCAGAGCTGCCGACTCAAGAAATGTGTCGCTCAGGGCATGAGCCGTGATG CTGTGAAGTTTGGCCGCATGTCCAAGCGTCAGCGAGATTCACTCATTGCAGAAGTTGAGAGACACCGACAGCAGCAGCGTCTTCAGGCTAACTCCATCCAAGAACCGCAGTCTCTTCCGGCCTACCGGGCCGGCAAAGAGCCCAGAGAACAGTCGTCCCATCTCATCCCCCCTCTCTCCTCACCCTACCCCTATTCCCCTATTGAGCCCGACCTGTCAGGTTGCCCAGTAGAGGTCCATCCTTATCTGGGGTGCCACGTACCCGAGTCCCAGGCTGTAGGTCTGGCCTATAGAGTCACCCACAGGAGGGGTGAAAGCAATAACCTGTCAACTGGGAGAG GGGTTGACTCCACAAGATCTACACCAGAAGCCATCTTAAACATGCCAGGCAGTGAAATGGGGTTTCGACCTTTTGACCCAGAGAGCTCATTTTTTTCCTACCCGACCTCTCTGCACGTAG AGGAGCTATGTGCAAGTATTTTACGTTCCCACAGAGAGACGACTCAGTATCGTCCAGAGGAGCTGCAGGGTCTCAGATGGAAGGTTTTTAGCAGGGAGGAGACCCATGCCTACCAGAGCAAG TCAGTGGATGAGATGTGGCAGCATTGTGCAGTACGGTTGACCGATGCCGTTCAGTACGTGGTGGAGTTTGCAAAGCGTATCCCAGGATTCCGTCAGCTCTGTCAGAATGATCAAATCGCTCTGCTTAAAAGTG GATCTATGGAGGTGGTTTTGGTCCGGATGAGTCGGATGTTTAACACAGAAAACAACACAGTATTTTTTGATGGCAAATTTGCTGGAACAGAACTTTTCAAGTCTCTTG cATGCAGTGATCTAATAGCGAACGTGTTCGATTTTGCTCACAATCTGTGTATGCTGAGACTGACAGAACAGCAGATGGCAGTGTTTTCTGCTCTCGTCCTCCTCAACGCAG atCGGCCGTGTCTGGAAAACAGAGAGAGAGTTCAGAGAGCACGGAGAGATGTGGAGCTTGCTCTTAGTCACATTCTGCATAGAGACAATCAGGAAACTCTGCTGCATAAGCTGTACCAGAG GATGCCGCTGCTGAAGTCTCTGTGCTCGCTGCATATTGAGAAACTGCGATGGTTTCGTCAACTGTACCCGCTCACTGTACATTCGCTCTTTCCTCCGCTATACAAAGAGCTGTTCGGCTCCGACACAGACATCCAGACACTGGCTACTCACTGA